A region from the Terriglobia bacterium genome encodes:
- the lon gene encoding endopeptidase La produces MSEEESIKSLPVLPIKNNVLFPYVLMPLSVGRPASVAAVEAALATEEKELIVLTQRDASVEIPGPDDLFPVGTQAIIKKMARPRGDLIELIAQGTERVVLLKLEQTEPYLKGRIRPLPLPHEKGAEVDALYRAVLELAARAIALANPQASTELGQLLENTGEPLRVVYLIGSMLSLELEKEQALLQAETVLDALRLMHTYLSYEVQVLELRSKIASEAQSEMGKQQREYLLRQQLRAIQQELGEQSPEQAEIDQLRERMEKAQLPEEVRKEVEREINKLEKIPSASPDHNVTRGYLDLVLDLPWHTSSEDILDVVRTRTVLDEDHYDLKEVKERILEQLGVLKLNPAAKAPILCFLGPPGVGKTSLGQSIARAMGRRFERMSLGGLHDEAELRGHRRTYVGALPGRVIQAVRHTGVNNPVLMLDEVDKLGRDFRGDPAAALLEILDPEQNRAFRDNYLDLPFDLSKIFFITTANTLDTIPRALLDRMELLRLPGYSEEEKIQIAERYLIGRQLSQAGLKPEDCMIPEDSLKHIISRYTREAGVRQLERAIGRITRKVALRFAEGKTDPTTVTPDQLDEMLGPEQAYLEQARKELPPGVATGLAWTETGGEVLYVEAALLPKGRELILTGQLGEVMRESAQAARSYIWAHAEELGIDPEQIQGSGLHIHVPAGAVPKDGPSAGTTIVAALASLYTKSPVRSDTAMTGEITLAGLVLPVGGIKEKMLAARRAGIRRIILPRENERNLRDLPEHVRAEMEFVFVDSICVLLKAVIPLLTECPMSSVGVKA; encoded by the coding sequence ATGAGCGAAGAGGAGAGCATCAAAAGCCTGCCGGTTCTGCCCATCAAAAACAATGTCCTGTTTCCTTATGTGCTCATGCCCCTCTCGGTCGGCCGGCCGGCATCCGTGGCTGCCGTAGAGGCGGCTCTGGCGACGGAGGAGAAGGAACTGATCGTTCTGACTCAGCGGGACGCTTCGGTCGAGATCCCCGGGCCGGATGATCTTTTCCCCGTCGGCACGCAGGCCATAATCAAGAAAATGGCGCGCCCGCGCGGGGACCTGATCGAGCTGATCGCCCAGGGCACCGAACGGGTCGTGCTGCTCAAGCTCGAGCAGACCGAGCCCTACCTGAAGGGCAGGATTCGCCCGCTGCCCTTGCCGCACGAGAAGGGAGCGGAGGTCGATGCTCTCTATCGGGCCGTGCTGGAGCTGGCAGCCAGGGCGATTGCCCTGGCTAATCCGCAGGCTTCCACCGAACTGGGGCAGCTGTTGGAGAACACGGGGGAACCGCTGCGGGTGGTTTACCTGATCGGCTCCATGCTCAGCCTGGAACTGGAGAAGGAACAGGCCCTGCTGCAGGCTGAAACCGTGCTTGATGCGCTGCGCCTGATGCACACATATCTCAGCTATGAAGTCCAGGTGCTCGAACTGCGCAGCAAGATCGCCAGCGAGGCGCAGAGCGAGATGGGAAAGCAGCAGCGCGAATACCTGCTGCGCCAGCAGCTGCGCGCCATCCAGCAGGAGCTGGGCGAGCAAAGCCCGGAGCAGGCCGAGATCGATCAGCTCCGTGAGCGCATGGAGAAGGCGCAGTTGCCTGAGGAGGTGCGCAAGGAGGTCGAGCGCGAGATCAACAAACTCGAAAAGATCCCGAGCGCATCTCCGGATCACAACGTGACCCGTGGCTATCTCGATCTGGTGCTCGATCTTCCCTGGCACACGAGTTCCGAGGACATTCTCGATGTCGTCCGCACCCGCACCGTCCTTGACGAAGACCATTACGACCTCAAAGAGGTGAAGGAGCGCATCCTCGAGCAACTCGGCGTGCTCAAGCTCAACCCCGCAGCCAAAGCGCCGATCCTCTGTTTCCTCGGCCCGCCGGGCGTGGGCAAAACATCACTCGGCCAGTCGATCGCGCGTGCCATGGGCCGGCGTTTCGAACGCATGAGCCTGGGCGGGCTGCACGACGAAGCCGAACTCCGCGGCCACCGCCGGACTTATGTTGGCGCCCTGCCGGGCCGCGTCATCCAGGCAGTCCGGCATACGGGTGTGAATAATCCGGTATTGATGCTCGATGAGGTCGACAAACTCGGGCGCGATTTCAGAGGCGATCCGGCTGCCGCGCTCCTGGAAATACTCGATCCCGAGCAGAACCGCGCCTTCCGCGACAATTACCTGGACCTGCCCTTTGACCTCTCCAAGATCTTCTTCATCACCACCGCGAACACGCTCGACACTATCCCGCGGGCGCTGTTGGATCGAATGGAGCTGCTCAGGCTGCCGGGTTACAGTGAAGAAGAGAAGATCCAGATTGCAGAGCGCTACCTGATCGGCCGGCAGCTGTCGCAGGCGGGGCTGAAACCCGAAGATTGTATGATCCCCGAAGATAGCCTCAAGCACATCATTTCCCGCTACACGCGTGAGGCCGGCGTGCGCCAACTCGAACGCGCCATCGGCCGAATCACGCGCAAGGTTGCCTTGCGCTTCGCCGAAGGGAAGACGGATCCGACGACCGTCACACCGGATCAGCTGGATGAGATGCTTGGGCCCGAGCAGGCATATCTGGAACAGGCACGCAAGGAGCTGCCGCCTGGAGTCGCCACGGGCCTCGCCTGGACCGAAACCGGTGGAGAAGTGCTTTACGTTGAGGCGGCGCTTCTGCCCAAGGGGCGAGAGCTGATCCTGACGGGACAATTGGGCGAGGTCATGCGGGAGTCGGCGCAAGCCGCGCGCAGCTACATCTGGGCGCACGCCGAGGAACTCGGCATCGATCCCGAGCAGATCCAGGGTTCAGGCCTCCATATCCATGTGCCCGCGGGAGCGGTACCGAAGGACGGGCCTTCTGCCGGCACGACGATCGTCGCAGCTCTGGCATCGCTGTATACCAAGTCCCCCGTGCGCAGCGACACCGCCATGACGGGCGAGATCACCCTGGCCGGACTGGTCCTGCCGGTCGGCGGCATCAAAGAGAAGATGCTCGCGGCCCGACGCGCCGGCATTCGTCGCATCATCCTGCCGCGCGAGAACGAGCGCAACCTGCGCGATCTGCCGGAGCACGTGCGCGCGGAAATGGAATTTGTGTTCGTCGACAGCATCTGTGTCCTGCTGAAAGCAGTCATCCCGTTGCTTACCGAGTGCCCGATGAGCTCCGTCGGCGTCAAGGCGTAA
- a CDS encoding Hsp20/alpha crystallin family protein produces MAILLSKSLRSHPGTRWEPPVDIYRTPQGWTVKVELAGVDPNDVAIESSGSLLRIRGIRRDWIVREGWRHHSMEISYCHFERDIQLPAGVSGFFISSEYNQGMLLIHVATEGGNV; encoded by the coding sequence ATGGCGATCCTTCTATCGAAATCATTGAGAAGTCACCCTGGGACCCGTTGGGAACCGCCGGTCGACATCTACCGCACGCCTCAAGGGTGGACCGTCAAAGTGGAACTTGCCGGCGTCGATCCCAATGATGTTGCGATTGAGTCGAGCGGATCCCTGCTGAGGATTCGCGGAATTCGACGGGATTGGATCGTCCGGGAGGGTTGGCGCCACCACTCGATGGAGATTTCTTACTGTCACTTTGAAAGGGATATCCAGCTTCCGGCCGGCGTCAGCGGGTTTTTCATTTCGAGCGAGTACAATCAGGGAATGTTGCTGATCCACGTGGCGACGGAGGGAGGCAACGTATGA
- a CDS encoding NapC/NirT family cytochrome c translates to MALRETLIHWIRPLVFLGRNIASLIGAVITTSMGITLVSFWAFQIITDARIPPYFGVIFYLILPALFVFGLILIPLGALWRRHSLLIRKALPAVYPQIDFHDPMLRRTGYWVACLTVLNVVIVGSASYRGVEYMGSVSFCGQTCHTVMQPEHTAYRNSPHSRVECVSCHIGPGASWFVRSKLSGVRQVFAVMLHTYETPIPTPVENLRPAQETCEQCHWPQMFQGDKLLIRTSFGDDEKNTPATTVLLMKIGGRTWERSVGIHGRHLSDPATANRVRYWATDRARQVIPRISYTEDDGTVVEFNAGDTKASPEELARPPRIMDCVDCHNRPTHTFLPAADAVDRAMSESHIDPILPFIKKKAVEVLQMSYPDSQSAERQISSALDDFYRAKYPDIYQKEKRALATSVEEVKNIYLRNVFPEMKVTWGTYANNIGHMNSPGCFRCHDGNHAGKDGRQITQDCSACHALLAVQEQNPQILSQLQIHNGGSR, encoded by the coding sequence ATGGCACTTCGGGAAACACTGATCCATTGGATTCGGCCGCTTGTCTTCCTCGGGCGCAATATCGCTTCATTGATCGGCGCCGTCATCACGACCAGCATGGGTATCACGCTCGTGTCCTTCTGGGCCTTTCAGATCATTACCGACGCCCGGATCCCTCCCTACTTCGGGGTTATCTTTTATCTCATCCTGCCGGCCTTGTTCGTCTTCGGGTTAATCCTGATCCCCTTGGGCGCTCTGTGGCGCCGCCACAGTCTGCTCATCCGGAAAGCCCTGCCTGCCGTCTACCCGCAGATTGATTTCCATGATCCCATGCTCAGGCGGACAGGGTACTGGGTCGCGTGCTTGACGGTTCTCAACGTGGTCATCGTGGGCTCGGCATCCTATCGCGGCGTGGAGTACATGGGCTCAGTGTCGTTCTGCGGCCAGACGTGCCACACGGTAATGCAGCCCGAGCACACAGCCTACAGGAACTCTCCCCATTCCCGCGTCGAGTGCGTCAGCTGCCATATCGGTCCAGGGGCCTCCTGGTTCGTGAGGTCCAAGTTGAGCGGCGTACGCCAGGTATTCGCAGTCATGTTGCATACCTACGAAACTCCCATCCCGACACCGGTGGAAAACCTCAGGCCGGCACAGGAAACCTGCGAGCAGTGCCACTGGCCCCAGATGTTTCAGGGGGACAAGCTGCTGATTCGCACTTCCTTCGGCGATGATGAGAAGAACACACCTGCGACCACCGTGCTGCTGATGAAGATCGGCGGCAGAACCTGGGAACGATCCGTCGGGATTCATGGACGTCACCTCTCAGATCCGGCCACGGCCAACCGGGTCCGGTACTGGGCGACTGACCGCGCCCGGCAGGTGATCCCGAGGATCTCATATACTGAGGATGACGGGACAGTCGTGGAGTTCAATGCCGGCGACACGAAAGCGAGCCCGGAGGAACTGGCCAGGCCGCCCCGCATCATGGACTGCGTGGATTGCCACAACAGGCCGACGCACACATTCCTTCCCGCCGCGGACGCCGTGGATCGTGCGATGTCGGAGAGCCACATTGATCCGATCCTTCCCTTCATCAAGAAGAAGGCTGTAGAGGTGCTCCAGATGTCGTACCCGGATAGCCAGAGCGCGGAGCGGCAGATATCATCGGCCCTCGACGACTTCTACCGGGCCAAATACCCGGATATTTATCAGAAGGAAAAAAGGGCGCTGGCAACGTCCGTCGAAGAGGTAAAGAACATCTACCTGCGGAATGTCTTTCCTGAAATGAAAGTCACCTGGGGGACCTATGCAAACAACATCGGGCATATGAACTCACCCGGCTGTTTCCGTTGCCACGACGGCAACCATGCCGGCAAGGACGGGCGGCAGATTACCCAGGACTGCTCAGCTTGCCATGCGCTCCTCGCAGTCCAGGAGCAGAACCCACAGATCCTGAGCCAGTTGCAGATCCACAACGGCGGTTCGCGCTGA
- a CDS encoding cytochrome c, with translation MKLMLKLALVLVLALSLSLLYAAASGDAKKGKELFTKSCVQCHGEKGEGKAAIEKLYSVKMQPLSSKEAQSKSDEQLMKTILEGSGKMKPVKLSKVEAADVVAFVRTFAGK, from the coding sequence ATGAAATTGATGTTGAAACTTGCACTAGTGCTTGTACTGGCGCTCTCCCTCTCGCTGCTGTATGCTGCCGCATCTGGCGATGCCAAGAAAGGCAAGGAGCTGTTCACAAAGAGCTGTGTCCAGTGCCATGGCGAGAAGGGCGAGGGAAAGGCCGCGATCGAAAAGCTGTACAGTGTCAAAATGCAGCCGCTCAGCTCCAAGGAAGCGCAGAGCAAGAGCGACGAGCAGCTGATGAAGACCATCCTGGAAGGCAGCGGCAAAATGAAACCGGTTAAACTCTCCAAGGTCGAGGCAGCCGACGTCGTCGCCTTTGTCCGCACTTTCGCGGGAAAATAA
- a CDS encoding HAD family phosphatase, with product MEKAGRISTLFLDIGGVLLTNGWDSHARRRAVERFGLDGDELNERHHLTFDTYEEGKLSLDEYLDRVVFCRPRQFSKQEFKNFMFAQSQPFPKMIGMVRELKSLYRLKLIVVSNEGRELNEYRIREFGLNEFVDAFISSCFVHFRKPDPDIYRIALDISQVRPEQVAYIEDRPMFVEVACSLGLVGIHHTGIESTRAELSRLGLSLPDR from the coding sequence ATGGAGAAAGCCGGCAGGATCAGCACGCTGTTCCTCGATATCGGCGGCGTACTGCTGACCAATGGCTGGGACAGTCACGCGCGCCGTCGGGCGGTTGAGAGATTCGGACTGGATGGCGATGAGCTGAACGAGCGCCACCATCTGACCTTCGACACCTACGAAGAGGGCAAACTGAGCCTCGACGAGTATCTGGATCGTGTGGTTTTTTGCAGGCCGCGGCAGTTCTCGAAGCAGGAATTCAAGAATTTCATGTTTGCCCAATCCCAGCCGTTTCCCAAGATGATCGGTATGGTTCGTGAGCTGAAGTCGCTCTATCGGCTCAAGCTGATCGTGGTAAGCAACGAGGGGAGAGAGCTGAACGAATACCGGATTCGTGAATTCGGATTGAATGAATTCGTCGACGCCTTCATATCGTCATGCTTCGTTCACTTCCGCAAGCCCGATCCGGACATCTATCGAATCGCGTTGGACATTTCCCAGGTGCGGCCTGAACAGGTTGCCTATATCGAGGACCGTCCCATGTTTGTCGAGGTGGCGTGCAGCCTGGGACTTGTCGGCATTCACCATACCGGAATTGAATCAACACGGGCGGAGCTGTCCCGGCTGGGCCTGTCGTTGCCGGACCGTTAG
- a CDS encoding N-acyl homoserine lactonase family protein, with protein MRHLFLLFCVLAACVTRLTAADYTIEAIRYGTIPQFSVANLVVGAPASEKLDIALIFWLVRGDGRNILLDTGFHRQPWMDQYRVTDYVRPDEAVRLAGVDPAQITDIILSHAHWDHMGGIDLFPGATIWMQKDEFAYYTGPAWQKGGQSGGIDPEDLVNLLRRNTQRKLRLIDGDDREIMPGIRVFTGARHTYASQYIRVEGTPSYVLASDNCYLYRNLESRMPIPTFEVADREANLKALDRMVSLAGARERVIPGHDPLLFTRFPTQGRIAKIK; from the coding sequence ATGAGACATCTTTTTCTGCTGTTTTGCGTGCTGGCAGCGTGCGTCACCAGGCTCACGGCGGCCGACTACACCATCGAGGCGATCCGCTACGGTACGATCCCGCAGTTTTCGGTAGCTAATCTGGTCGTGGGAGCGCCGGCGTCGGAAAAGCTTGATATTGCCCTCATTTTTTGGCTCGTGCGTGGTGACGGTCGCAACATCTTGCTGGATACAGGTTTCCACCGGCAGCCATGGATGGATCAGTACCGGGTGACCGATTATGTCCGTCCCGACGAGGCGGTCCGCCTGGCAGGGGTCGATCCCGCCCAGATCACCGACATCATCCTGTCCCACGCCCACTGGGACCACATGGGTGGAATCGACCTGTTCCCCGGCGCCACTATCTGGATGCAGAAGGATGAGTTCGCTTACTACACCGGGCCGGCCTGGCAGAAGGGGGGACAGAGCGGCGGCATCGATCCCGAGGATCTGGTGAACTTGCTGCGCCGGAACACGCAACGGAAGCTGCGGCTGATCGACGGCGACGACCGTGAAATCATGCCCGGCATTCGGGTCTTCACGGGGGCTCGACACACTTATGCCTCCCAATATATCCGCGTCGAGGGCACGCCGAGCTACGTGCTCGCATCCGACAACTGCTACTTGTACCGCAACCTGGAAAGCCGGATGCCGATTCCCACCTTTGAGGTCGCTGACCGCGAAGCCAATCTCAAGGCGCTGGACCGGATGGTGTCACTGGCCGGGGCGCGCGAGCGCGTCATTCCCGGCCACGATCCGCTCTTGTTCACGCGCTTTCCCACCCAGGGACGCATCGCCAAGATCAAATAG
- a CDS encoding transcriptional repressor — protein MSADLERRCARFEAECRRRGLRVTAQRLAVYRALAEDPTHLTADSVYARLRVGMTGLSLATVYRILESLERGGFVRRVSTTDGIGRFDANLTPHQHLVCRRCGRIVDSEVAAFARLRLPQCSVDFVPETFDIRIVGTCRRCRRPGGRRTKSI, from the coding sequence ATGTCCGCTGACCTGGAGCGCCGGTGTGCCCGGTTCGAGGCAGAATGCCGCCGGCGCGGGCTAAGGGTCACGGCGCAGCGACTGGCCGTGTACCGGGCCCTGGCGGAGGACCCGACCCACCTGACCGCGGATTCCGTCTATGCCAGGCTGCGCGTCGGCATGACCGGTCTTTCGCTGGCGACGGTCTATCGGATCCTCGAGTCGCTCGAACGGGGAGGGTTTGTCCGCAGGGTGAGCACTACCGACGGCATCGGGAGATTTGATGCCAACCTGACTCCGCACCAGCACCTGGTTTGCCGACGCTGCGGGCGTATCGTGGATTCAGAAGTGGCGGCGTTTGCGCGACTGAGGCTTCCTCAGTGTTCCGTGGACTTTGTTCCCGAGACTTTCGACATTCGCATCGTTGGCACCTGCAGGCGGTGCCGCCGGCCGGGTGGACGGCGGACGAAATCGATATAG
- a CDS encoding rubrerythrin family protein encodes MAQLKGSKTHENLKYAFAGESQANRRYLYFAKIADVEGYPEVAGNFRETAEGETGHAHGHLDYLKKVGDPATNLPMGPTVDNLKAAIAGETHEYTDMYPGMAKTARDEGFAEIADWFETLAKAEKSHAGRFTQMLTSIS; translated from the coding sequence ATGGCCCAGCTAAAAGGCTCGAAAACTCATGAGAATCTCAAGTATGCATTTGCCGGAGAATCTCAGGCGAACCGACGATACCTCTACTTCGCCAAGATCGCCGATGTGGAGGGCTATCCTGAGGTCGCAGGAAATTTCCGGGAGACCGCCGAAGGGGAAACCGGTCACGCCCACGGGCACCTCGACTATCTGAAGAAGGTAGGCGATCCGGCGACCAATCTGCCCATGGGACCGACGGTGGACAATCTCAAGGCGGCGATTGCCGGGGAAACGCATGAATACACCGACATGTATCCCGGGATGGCAAAAACCGCCCGTGATGAGGGATTCGCCGAAATAGCCGACTGGTTTGAGACGCTCGCCAAGGCCGAGAAATCCCACGCCGGTCGTTTCACCCAGATGCTGACGTCGATCAGCTAG
- a CDS encoding DUF3501 family protein: protein MRIVQRSEIVDYQTYEEIREEFRKVVFAVKARRRIHVGDCFTFLFENTLTMRYQVQEMMRVEKMVREKDILHELDTYNALLGGAGELGCTLLIEIDDPDERAAKLHDWLELPRHIYALLADGAEIRPVFDPAQVGAERLSSVQYLKFPVRGAVPVALGIDLPGIETQITLTEVQRTALAEDLGAGPR, encoded by the coding sequence ATGAGGATCGTACAACGCAGCGAAATCGTTGATTACCAGACCTACGAGGAGATTCGGGAAGAATTCCGGAAGGTGGTCTTCGCCGTCAAGGCCCGGCGTCGGATCCACGTGGGTGATTGCTTTACCTTCCTTTTTGAAAACACCCTTACGATGCGCTACCAGGTGCAGGAAATGATGCGCGTGGAAAAGATGGTGAGGGAAAAAGACATCCTGCACGAACTCGATACCTACAACGCGCTGCTCGGTGGCGCGGGCGAACTTGGTTGCACCCTGTTGATTGAAATTGACGATCCGGACGAGCGGGCCGCGAAGCTGCATGATTGGCTCGAGCTCCCCAGGCACATTTACGCTTTGCTTGCGGACGGTGCCGAAATCCGCCCTGTCTTCGATCCTGCCCAAGTCGGCGCAGAGCGTCTGTCTTCGGTTCAATACCTCAAATTCCCGGTTCGCGGCGCCGTGCCCGTCGCCCTAGGCATCGACCTCCCCGGAATCGAGACCCAAATCACCCTTACCGAAGTCCAAAGAACCGCCCTGGCCGAAGACCTTGGTGCCGGACCACGATAA
- a CDS encoding serine hydrolase translates to MKSARIRGVILILFLCLPAAFLRPHGRQNVPHPEANYKLSDPDPAWVAETMAGLSLRDKVAQLVQVRVSGRFINRESPQFQELSDAVRRNHIGGVTLFAGDVYESALLLNDLQRMSDLPLFVAADFERGASFRISDTTSFPWNMAIGATGSEDLSYQEGAITAREARALGVHWVFAPVLDVNNNPDNPVINIRSYGEDPQLVARLGTAFIRGARDNGVLTTAKHFPGHGDTATDSHIGLAVVPSDMSRLDAVEMVPFRSAVAAGVDAVMTAHVAVPQVTGESDIPATLSSKILTDLLRGTLHFQGLVVTDALEMGGVTNRYWTGLACIRALEAGADMLLLPQDADVAINEVVRAIERGEITTARIDQSVARILMLKTRLRLHQERTVPIDRIEDVIAAPDSQKLAQEMADRSITLLKDEAHLLPINPLNPPKIFSLVLSSEPDANPASTFQAELRRRFAGVRTEAVDPRIPDDVAENIVRSAAEADVIVCATLVRVISGKGTITLPDSERALLDKLMTAQKPVIWISFGNPYLLRLYPQASAYLCTFGYSEGSYIAAAKALSGEIAVTGKTPVSIPGYFKVGDGLQMPRIEMTLKPAATGADLAPAAFDETRQLLVSCIDDHAFPGAALAVGYRGTLVLDTSAGRLDYTPSGAEVTGDTIYDLASVSKVVGTTSAAMMLVDSGRLLLDAPVQDYLPEFQGTDKEKVRVMHLLQHSSGLPAWLPIYKDVQGYQEFLKRVYAVPLEFMPGTRTRYSDLGMILLGEIISRACGHPLDQYLQERLFGPLGMKSTLYRPPKELMERIAPTENDPWRQRIVRGEVHDENAYAMGGVAGHAGLFSTAYDLARFAQMMLYRGMYDYRRYFKSETLDRFTSALASGVESLGWQKPSASSWTGKAFSAAAFGHTGFTGTSIWIDPERQLFIVLLTNRVHPSRENNKITAARQALTESILRALQLEVPDHNIHVKMKSY, encoded by the coding sequence ATGAAATCTGCGCGCATTCGCGGCGTCATCCTCATCCTTTTTCTGTGCCTGCCGGCGGCATTCTTGAGGCCGCACGGAAGGCAGAACGTTCCTCATCCGGAAGCAAACTACAAGCTCTCTGATCCCGACCCGGCGTGGGTGGCGGAGACGATGGCAGGACTGTCGTTGCGCGACAAGGTAGCACAGCTTGTCCAGGTGCGCGTCTCGGGCAGGTTCATCAACCGTGAAAGCCCCCAGTTTCAGGAACTCTCGGACGCAGTGCGGCGAAACCACATTGGAGGCGTCACCTTGTTCGCAGGGGATGTTTACGAATCGGCTCTGCTCCTGAATGATCTGCAGAGGATGTCGGATCTGCCGCTTTTCGTTGCGGCCGATTTCGAGCGGGGGGCTTCCTTCCGCATCAGCGATACCACGTCGTTCCCCTGGAATATGGCAATCGGGGCCACGGGCTCGGAGGACCTGTCCTACCAGGAAGGCGCGATCACGGCACGCGAGGCGCGCGCACTAGGAGTCCATTGGGTCTTCGCGCCCGTCTTGGACGTCAACAACAATCCCGACAATCCGGTCATCAACATCCGGTCCTATGGCGAGGACCCGCAGCTGGTAGCCCGGCTGGGAACGGCCTTCATTCGCGGCGCACGCGATAACGGCGTGTTGACCACAGCCAAGCATTTTCCCGGTCACGGTGACACAGCAACTGATTCACACATCGGCTTGGCGGTGGTCCCGTCGGACATGTCCCGCCTGGACGCCGTCGAGATGGTGCCTTTTCGGAGTGCTGTGGCCGCAGGCGTCGATGCCGTCATGACGGCGCATGTGGCCGTGCCGCAGGTAACGGGGGAATCCGACATCCCGGCCACACTGTCCTCGAAGATTCTGACCGATCTCTTGCGCGGCACACTGCACTTCCAGGGACTCGTGGTCACGGACGCGCTCGAGATGGGAGGCGTCACCAATCGCTACTGGACGGGCTTGGCCTGTATCCGTGCCCTGGAGGCCGGCGCCGATATGCTGTTGCTGCCTCAGGACGCGGACGTGGCAATCAACGAGGTGGTGCGGGCTATAGAGCGCGGCGAGATCACAACGGCCCGCATCGATCAATCGGTCGCGAGAATTCTGATGCTCAAAACCCGGCTAAGGCTGCATCAGGAGCGTACTGTGCCGATCGACCGCATCGAGGATGTGATCGCCGCTCCGGACAGCCAGAAGCTGGCCCAGGAAATGGCCGACCGCTCGATAACGCTGCTTAAGGATGAAGCGCACCTGCTGCCGATCAATCCGCTCAATCCGCCGAAGATCTTCAGCCTGGTGCTCAGCTCGGAACCGGACGCCAACCCGGCTTCCACCTTCCAGGCCGAGTTGCGTCGCCGATTCGCCGGCGTGCGCACCGAGGCCGTTGATCCCCGAATTCCCGATGACGTCGCGGAGAACATAGTACGCAGCGCCGCAGAGGCGGATGTGATAGTGTGCGCGACCCTGGTCCGGGTCATCTCGGGCAAAGGGACCATTACCCTGCCGGACAGCGAACGTGCTCTCCTCGATAAACTCATGACCGCACAAAAGCCCGTCATCTGGATCTCGTTCGGCAATCCCTACCTGTTGCGGCTCTATCCGCAGGCATCTGCGTACCTGTGCACCTTCGGCTACTCGGAGGGATCCTACATCGCGGCTGCCAAGGCACTGTCAGGCGAAATCGCCGTTACCGGCAAAACGCCGGTATCGATCCCGGGCTACTTCAAGGTGGGAGACGGCCTCCAAATGCCGAGGATCGAGATGACTCTGAAGCCGGCTGCGACAGGCGCGGATTTGGCGCCGGCTGCGTTTGACGAAACCAGGCAACTGCTCGTTTCCTGCATTGATGACCACGCTTTTCCCGGGGCGGCGCTGGCAGTAGGGTATCGGGGCACGCTGGTCCTGGACACCTCTGCAGGCAGGCTCGACTATACACCTTCGGGGGCAGAGGTCACAGGAGACACGATCTACGATCTTGCATCCGTGTCCAAGGTCGTCGGCACCACATCCGCAGCCATGATGCTGGTGGATTCGGGCAGGCTGCTTCTCGATGCGCCGGTGCAGGACTACCTGCCGGAGTTTCAAGGTACGGACAAGGAGAAGGTGCGGGTGATGCATCTCCTGCAACATTCCTCTGGGCTGCCCGCCTGGCTGCCGATCTACAAGGATGTTCAGGGATATCAGGAATTCTTGAAGAGGGTGTACGCCGTGCCCCTGGAGTTCATGCCCGGCACCAGGACCCGATACAGTGATCTCGGCATGATCCTGCTCGGCGAAATCATATCGCGAGCCTGTGGTCACCCCCTCGATCAATATCTCCAGGAGCGGTTATTCGGCCCACTGGGCATGAAGTCCACCCTCTACCGGCCGCCGAAGGAGCTGATGGAGCGCATCGCACCTACCGAGAACGATCCCTGGCGCCAGCGCATCGTGCGCGGCGAAGTCCATGACGAGAATGCTTACGCGATGGGGGGGGTTGCCGGCCACGCGGGGCTGTTCAGCACCGCTTACGACCTCGCCCGGTTCGCGCAGATGATGCTCTATCGCGGGATGTACGACTATCGCCGCTACTTCAAGTCCGAAACCCTGGATCGATTTACGAGCGCACTTGCATCTGGCGTCGAGTCTCTCGGCTGGCAAAAACCTTCAGCTTCGAGCTGGACCGGCAAAGCGTTTTCTGCCGCAGCGTTCGGCCATACGGGCTTTACTGGAACGTCAATCTGGATCGATCCCGAACGGCAACTCTTCATTGTCCTGCTGACCAATCGCGTTCACCCAAGCCGAGAGAACAACAAGATCACGGCAGCACGCCAGGCACTGACCGAGTCAATCCTGCGCGCCCTGCAATTGGAGGTGCCGGACCACAATATTCATGTGAAAATGAAGAGCTATTGA